From Salvia splendens isolate huo1 chromosome 16, SspV2, whole genome shotgun sequence, a single genomic window includes:
- the LOC121770111 gene encoding uncharacterized protein LOC121770111 produces MEAVHEDGGEGGMQCARHPFRNSSPSGGICASCLQEKLGKLVSSSYAVAVFPSSSAASSPSSRSAAAASSGSSHHHPRKLPFASNKKSKEQRPSEMVFKRSKSTATPRRGGGGGGLHFFDQDYKTPTKRRFWKFLHYSKYPTSRKGDKHVKNLNFSSPTTEGGERKRDEFVAVDDNEATFDRKVSRSRSVGCGSRSFSGDFFERISTGFGDCTLRRVESQREGKPKMKQSDCTRQRVRCGGIFGGFGLTSSSSSSHLIAASDRGGKSMVGLGHLSHGRSKSWGWALASPMRAFGKSSAVKKGDVSAKNSAPNLAAIPSLLAVGG; encoded by the coding sequence ATGGAAGCCGTGCATGAAGACGGCGGAGAAGGCGGCATGCAGTGCGCCCGCCATCCATTCCGCAACAGCAGCCCCTCGGGCGGCATCTGCGCCTCCTGCCTCCAAGAAAAGCTCGGAAAACTCGTCTCCTCCTCCTACGCCGTCGCCGTCTtcccctcctcctccgccgcctcctcccCTTCCTCCAGatctgccgccgccgcctcctccggCAGCAGCCACCACCACCCTCGGAAGCTGCCCTTCGCCTCGAATAAGAAGAGCAAGGAGCAGAGGCCCTCGGAGATGGTGTTCAAGCGGAGCAAGTCCACCGCCACTCCCAGgagaggaggaggtggaggaggcCTCCATTTCTTCGACCAAGACTACAAGACTCCCACCAAGAGAAGGTTCTGGAAGTTTCTCCACTATTCCAAATATCCCACTTCAAGAAAAGGCGACAAACATGTTAAAAACCTAAACTTTTCATCTCCCACCACTGAGgggggagagagaaaaagagatgAATTCGTAGCTGTAGACGACAATGAGGCCACATTTGATAGAAAAGTTTCGAGATCCAGATCTGTGGGGTGTGGGAGTAGGAGCTTCTCAGGTGATTTCTTTGAGAGGATTTCGACAGGCTTTGGTGATTGTACCTTGCGAAGAGTTGAGTCACAGAGGGAAGGGAAGCCGAAGATGAAGCAATCTGACTGCACTAGGCAGAGGGTCAGATGTGGTGGGATATTTGGGGGATTTGGGTtgacttcatcttcttcctcttcacaTCTGATTGCAGCTTCAGACAGAGGTGGGAAATCAATGGTGGGATTGGGACATCTCTCTCATGGGAGGAGCAAGAGTTGGGGTTGGGCTTTGGCAAGTCCAATGAGGGCATTTGGGAAGAGTTCTGCTGTGAAAAAGGGTGATGTTTCAGCCAAGAATTCAGCCCCCAACTTGGCTGCTATTCCCTCTCTCTTGGCTGTGGGTGGCtga
- the LOC121771471 gene encoding glyoxysomal fatty acid beta-oxidation multifunctional protein MFP-a-like → MSSSTGRTTLDVGADGVAIITIINPPVNSLSFDVLYSLKDSCEQALSRQDVKAVVITGAKGKFSGGFDISAFTKIQNKSIQPPKPGFVSLEILSDVVAAARKPFVAAVDGLALGGGLEVAMACHARISTPTAQLGLPELQLGIIPGFGGTQALPRLVGIAKALEMMLTSKPVKGEEALNVGLVDAIVPPNELLNTARRWALDILELKKPWVISYYKTDKLEPLGEAREILKFARAQTRKRAPNLMHPLVCIDVIEEGVVSGARTGLWKEAEAFQSLLESDTCKSLVHFFFAQRGTTKVPGVSDRGLKPRSVKKVAILGGGLMGSGIATALILANYQVILKEINDKFLQAGIDRVKANLKSRVKKGQMSPEKIEKTLALLKGSLDYESFRDVDMVIEAVIENVSLKQQIFSDLEKFCPPHCILASNTSTIDLNLIGEKTRSHDRIIGAHFFSPAHVMPLLEIVRTSKTSPQVIVDLLDVGKKIRKTPVVVGNCTGFAVNRMFFPYTQGALLLVEHGTDIYKIDKAITKFGMPMGPFRLCDLVGFGVAVATGGQFVLNFPERTYKSMLIPLMQEDKRAGETTRRGFYVYDDKRRANPDPEIKKYIEKAREMSGAAIDPKLTILSDKDIVEMIFFPVVNEACRVLDEGIAVKAADLDVSAVMGMGFPPYRGGLIFWADSLGSKYICSRLEEWSNSYGEFFKPCSYLAERAAKGAPLSQMTSPAKSRL, encoded by the exons ATGAGCAGCTCTACTGGAAGAACGACTCTTGATGTCGGAGCTGATGGGGTTGccatcatcaccatcatcaaCCCGCCCGTCAATTCTCTTTCATTTGATG TGTTGTACAGTTTAAAAGACAGCTGCGAGCAGGCGCTGAGCAGACAGGATGTGAAGGCAGTTGTTATCACCG GTGCAAAAGGGAAGTTTTCGGGTGGTTTTGATATCAGCGCATTTACGAAAATTCAGAACAAAAGCA TTCAACCTCCAAAACCTGGTTTCGTATCACTGGAGATTCTCAGTGATGTTGTTGCAG CTGCAAGGAAACCGTTCGTGGCTGCTGTTGATGGTCTTGCATTGGGTGGGGGATTGGAAGTTGCAATG GCCTGTCATGCACGCATATCTACCCCTACTGCTCAGTTAGGATTGCCCGAGCTGCAGCTTGGAATAATTCCTGGATTCGGAG GCACTCAGGCCCTTCCACGCCTTGTAGGCATAGCCAAGGCTCTTGAAATGATGCTG ACTTCAAAGCCTGTAAAAGGGGAGGAGGCCTTAAATGTGGGACTGGTGGATGCTATTGTTCCACCGAATGAATTGCTGAATACCGCTCGTCGCTGGGCTCTTGATATTTTGGAGCTTAAAAAACCATGGGTTATCAGTTACTACAAGACTGATAAGTTGGAACCTCTAGGTGAAGCAAGGGAAATACTGAAGTTTGCACGAGCTCAGACTCGTAAACGGGCTCCAAACCTCATGCATCCATTGGTTTGCATTGATGTTATCGAGGAGGGTGTAGTTTCTGGTGCTCGTACTGGACTTTGGAAG GAAGCTGAGGCATTCCAGTCTCTCCTGGAGTCGGATACTTGCAAGAGCTTAGTGCATTTTTTCTTCGCCCAGCGGGGTACCACAAAG GTACCTGGAGTCTCGGATCGGGGGTTGAAACCAAGGAGTGTAAAGAAGGTCGCTATACTCGGTGGAGGGCTAATGGGCTCCGGAATAGCGACGGCTCTGATTCTGGCTAATTACCAAGTTATCCTGAAAGAAATCAATGATAAGTTCTTACAAGCTGGAATTGATCGAGTGAAAG CAAACTTGAAAAGTCGTGTGAAGAAAGGGCAAATGAGTCCAGAGAAGATTGAAAAAACTCTTGCTTTGCTCAAAGGCTCCCTCGATTATGAAAGCTTTAGAGACGTAGACATGGTGATTGAG GCTGTCATTGAGAATGTATCCTTGAAGCAGCAAATTTTCTCCGACCTTGAGAAATTCTGCCCTCCACACTGCATTCTTGCTAGCAACACTTCTACCATCGACCTGAATTTAATTGGGGAGAAGACTAGGTCTCATGATCGCATTATCGGAGCTCATTTCTTCAG TCCTGCCCATGTCATGCCACTTTTAGAAATCGTACGCACTTCAAAGACGTCTCCTCAAGTTATTGTGGACTTGCTCGATGTTGGGAAGAAGATTAGGAAGACGCCTGTTGTGGTTGGAAATTGCACGGGCTTTGCTGTCAACCGAATGTTCTTCCCTTACACTCAAGGCGCTCTTCTACTTGTTGAACATGGTACAGATATCTATAAGATTGATAAGGCAATCACCAAATTTGGCATGCCAATGGGCCCATTCAG ACTGTGTGATCTTGTTGGTTTTGGAGTGGCTGTCGCCACCGGGGGACAATTTGTCTTGAACTTCCCAGAAAGAACTTACAAGTCTATGCTGATACCACTCATGCAAGAGGATAAGCGAGCAG GTGAAACTACTCGTCGAGGTTTCTATGTTTATGACGACAAGCGCAGGGCCAACCCCGACCCTGAAATCAAGAAGTACATTGAGAAAGCCAGGGAGATGTCTGGTGCTGCCATCGACCCTAAG TTAACAATATTGTCAGATAAGGATATTGTGGAAATGATATTCTTCCCCGTGGTAAACGAGGCATGTCGTGTCCTGGATGAAGGTATAGCTGTCAAAGCAGCTGACCTTGACGTATCTGCTGTCATGGGCATGGGATTCCCCCCATACAG GGGAGGTCTCATATTCTGGGCTGATTCTCTCGGATCCAAATATATCTGCTCTCGGTTGGAGGAATGGTCGAACTCATACGGAGAATTTTTCAAGCCCTGCTCTTACTTAGCCGAACGAGCTGCAAAGGGCGCTCCTCTG AGTCAAATGACGAGTCCTGCAAAGTCACGCTTGTGA
- the LOC121771473 gene encoding dihydroorotate dehydrogenase (quinone), mitochondrial-like has product MATRLALKFARNCSFNRNVRPTNVSRNCFCSEASAAPPPTRHKVPHFPKKGRLFTAAGIGLLIGGGAYASTVDEATFCGWLFSATKLVNPFFALLDPEAAHRLAVTAAARGWVPVEKRPDPAILEIEVWGRRFSNPVGLAAGFDKNAEAVEGLLGLGFGFVEVGSVTPVPQEGNPKPRIFRLSNEGAIINRCGFNSEGIVAVAKRLGAQHGKRKLETSSSTSLSGDGVVQGGKAGPGILGVNLGKNKSSEDAASDYVQGVHTLSQYADYLVINISSPNTPGLRQLQGRKQLKDLVKKVQAARDEMQWAEDGPPPLIVKIAPDLSKQDLEDIAAVALALRVDGLIISNTTIQRPEAVKGNPVAEETGGLSGKPLLSLSTDILKDMYILTKGKIPLIGCGGISSGEDAYKKIRAGATLVQLYTGFAYGGPALIPTIKAELAECLEKDGFKSIYEAVGADCR; this is encoded by the exons ATGGCGACGAGGTTGGCTCTGAAATTCGCAAGAAATTGCTCTTTCAATCGGAATGTTAGACCCACCAATGTTTCGAGGAATTGTTTCTGTAGCGAAGCTTCAGCTGCACCGCCTCCAACTCGCCACAAAGTTCCCCACTTTCCTAAGAAG GGTAGGTTATTTACAGCAGCTGGTATAGGTCTACTTATAGGTGGAGGTGCATATGCAAGTACTGTAGATGAAGCAACTTTCTG TGGCTGGCTATTCTCTGCAACCAAGCTAGTCAATCCTTTCTTTGCACTCCTGGATCCAGAGGCTGCCCACCGGCTGGCAGTTACTGCTGCAGCACGAGGGTGGGTCCCTGTGGAGAAGAGGCCAGATCCAGCCATTTTGGAAATTGAAGTGTGGGGAAGGAGGTTCTCCAATCCAGTTGGCCTTGCTGCTGGTTTTGACAAAAATGCTGAGGCTGTTGAGGGATTACTTGGGTTAGGATTTGGTTTTGTAGAGGTTGGATCAGTCACTCCAGTTCCACAGGAGGGTAATCCAAAGCCTCGTATATTTAGATTATCAAATGAAGG TGCTATCATCAATAGATGTGGCTTCAACAGTGAAGGAATTGTTGCCGTAGCAAAGCGGCTGGGCGCCCAACATGGTAAAAGGAAGTTGGAAACATCCAGCAGTACGTCTCTGTCAGGAGACGGTGTTGTACAAGGAGGGAAAGCCGGGCCTGGGATTCTTGGAGTTAACCTTGGAAAGAATAAGTCCAGTGAAGATGCTGCATCTGATTACGTACAAGGAGTTCATACATTATCTCAGTATGCTGATTACTTG GTTATCAACATTTCATCTCCTAATACTCCCGGACTGCGACAACTTCAGGGGAGAAAACAGTTGAAAGACCTTGTCAAGAAG GTTCAAGCAGCTCGTGATGAAATGCAATGGGCGGAGGATGGGCCACCTCCGTTGATTGTGAAAATTGCACCTGACTTGTCTAAACAGGACCTTGAAGATATTGCAGCG GTTGCTCTTGCTCTCCGAGTAGACGGATTG ATCATATCAAATACAACCATTCAAAGGCCAGAAGCTGTTAAAGGTAATCCTGTTGCTGAAGAAACAGGCGGCTTGAGTGGGAAGCCGCTCTTGAGTTTATCGACTGACATACTCAAGGACATGTATATTCTTACAAAG GGAAAGATTCCTTTAATTGGCTGTGGCGGTATTAGCAG TGGAGAGGATGCATACAAGAAAATTCGAGCTGGAGCAACTCTCGTTCAGCTGTATACTGGATTTGCATATGGTGGCCCTGCCCTCATACCTACCATAAAG GCTGAGCTTGCTGAATGCTTAGAGAAGGATGGTTTCAAGTCTATATATGAGGCTGTTGGAGCCGACTGCAGATAG
- the LOC121772486 gene encoding probable acylpyruvase FAHD1, mitochondrial, protein MATSASAIQKLLTVGTKIIGVGRNYAAHAKELGNAVPKEPVLFLKPTTSYLENGGKIEVPEPLEGLDHEVELAVVIGQRARDVPEATAMDYVGGYALALDMTAREIQSVAKSAGLPWSAAKGQDTFTPISSVLPKSMLPDPHNIELWLKVDGQIRQKGSTSDMIFKIPFLISHISSLFTLLEGDVILTGTPKGVGPVKIGQRIEAGITDILDIHFDVARRNRVIH, encoded by the exons ATGGCCACTTCAGCTTCCGCGATTCAGAAGCTTCTGACCGTCGGAACCAAAATAATCGGTGTAGGTCGCAACTACGCCGCGCACGCCAAGGAACTCGGAAATGCTGTGCCTAag GAGCCGGTGCTGTTTCTGAAGCCGACGACGTCGTATTTGGAGAACGGCGGGAAAATTGAGGTGCCGGAGCCGCTGGAGGGGCTGGATCATGAGGTCGAGCTGGCGGTGGTTATCGGTCAACGCGCCCGTGACGTGCCGGAGGCCACTGCGATGGACTACGTTGGAG GTTATGCTCTTGCTTTGGATATGACTGCAAGGGAGATCCAATCTGTTGCTAAG TCTGCAGGTCTTCCGTGGTCTGCAGCTAAGGGGCAAGATACCTTCACCCCGATCAGCTCTGTT TTGCCAAAATCCATGTTGCCAGACCCTCACAACATAGAACTCTGGTTGAAG GTTGATGGACAAATTCGGCAAAAAGGATCGACGAGTGATATGATATTTAAGATCCCATTCTTGATTAGCCACATCAGCTCTCTCTTTACGCTTCTTGAAGGCGATGTCATTTTGACAG GGACTCCTAAAGGTGTTGGCCCAGTTAAgataggtcaaagaattgaagCTGGAATTACTGACATTTTGGACATTCATTTCGATGTTGCAAGACGCAATAGAGTGATTCATTGA
- the LOC121772485 gene encoding condensin-2 complex subunit H2-like, translating to MNADFDSLESSSGRFLQTVRPLRDLESNWTVDLAKNLEEYLLQICSGHISSEDDADLSVNFAEAALLLQGSVQVYSRKVEYLYSLVIHALDFISKKSQENQEASPSTQPDSTGARSAKEEGDDPFWGLDDIPVDTKNLLDDATCRDAPPSHFVRPPANIVVLEGECLDAGGDAGELESYLLATCDLYRDFILLDSCDAVAVDIFLDSKAGKERINAHRVSSITSKGRKSFLSPSRQTGGTAQKQSAKKQNDANMFQSPRVDQRFESKECNIGNTPPACGFADHDDGFGMGDAYSEPGDFNDSDDDDGDDDDPWKPLNPHEPGNFKVKPYKKVKGKMRLNVGSRKHQSLTAEFPLAKHGSLVSPELNEVWEVKLHASEKLGRSDSVSLYEKLRQSLVIGEKRTKDTTSSNPESNTDDNGYEDNGYESEDPDIGPSYFDMPDKTFNHENEPPCQEKENADAHANLEDLCRSHLDTLLETLAENEKQTELAARVSSWKQRIDHSLEEQEARPPFDIHKYGDRVLDKLSTEGDAGKALSFGDVVKGQEKHDVARTFSALLQLVNNGDIDLVRSIQASTSTCHSDKNPFHLQLLKNERKKGILLQSSKKRAKSPLVRRQAKVKNKGKENCVASSPQGYPSSCRFSISIGKSSKARCTPEGKKRRKSPIVAPLDINFMG from the exons ATGAACGCCGATTTTGACAGCCTCGAATCTTCCTCCGGGAGATTTCTGCAGACGGTGCGGCCTCTCCGCGACCTAGAGTCGAACTGGACCGTCGATTTGGCGAAGAATTTGGAGGAATACTTGCTCCAGATTTGCTCGGGACATATCTCAAGCGAGGACGATGCCGATTTATCTGTGAATTTCGCGGAAG CTGCTTTGCTGCTTCAGGGGTCGGTGCAAGTGTATAGTAGGAAAGTGGAGTATTTGTATTCATTGGTTATCCATGCATTGGATTTCATCTCAAAGAAAAG tcaagaaaatcaagaagcAAGTCCATCTACTCAGCCAGATTCAACTGGTGCACGTAGTGCAAAAGAAGAGGGGGATGATCCTTTCTGGGGTTTAGATGATATACCTG TTGATACAAAGAACTTGCTGGATGATGCAACCTGTAGAGATGCCCCGCCCAGTCATTTTGTGCGCCCCCCTGCAAATATAGTTGTGCTAGAAGGTGAATGCTTGGATGCTGGTGGTGATGCTGGGGAACTGGAGTCATATCTG TTAGCAACATGTGATCTTTACCGGGATTTCATTCTGCTGGACTCTTGTGATGCCGTTGCTGTTGACATTTTTCTTGATTCTAAAGCTGGTAAAGAGCGAATAAATGCTCATAGGGTGAGCTCCATAACTTCTAAGGGCCGTAAGAGCTTTCTGTCTCCTTCAAGACAAACTGGGGGAACTGCTCAAAAGCAGTCTGCTAAAAAGCAAAATGATGCAAATATGTTCCAGTCACCTCGTGTTGATCAAAGATTTGAATCTAAGGAATGCAATATCGGGAATACACCTCCTGCTTGTGGTTTTGCAGACCATGATGATGGATTTGGAATGGGAGATGCATATTCAGAACCCGGAGACTTCAATGACTCCGATGATGAcgatggtgatgatgatgatccATGGAAACCTTTAAATCCCCACGAACCAGGAAACTTTAAAGTTAAACCTTACAAAAAAG TGAAAGGTAAAATGAGGCTAAATGTTGGTTCAAGGAAGCATCAATCTTTGACTGCGGAATTCCCACTTGCGAAACATGGTAGTCTTGTTAGCCCCGAACTAAATGAAGTTTGGGAAGTAAAATTACATGCCTCTGAAAAACTTGGAAGATCAGATTCTGTTTCCCTATATGAGAAG CTTCGGCAATCACTAGTTATTGGGGAGAAAAGAACAAAGGACACCACCTCTTCCAATCCTGAAAGCAATACTGACGACAATGGATATGAAGACAACGGATATGAGAGTGAAGATCCAGATATTGGGCCATCGTATTTTGACATGCCGGATAAAACATTCAACCATGAAAATGAACCTCCTTGTCAAGAAAAG gaaaatgcagacgCTCATGCAAACCTTGAAGATCTGTGTCGTTCTCACTTG GATACGCTTCTTGAAACACTTGCTGAAAACGAGAAGCAGACAGAATTGGCTGCTCGAGTTTCTTCTTGGAAACAGAGAATTGACCACAGTCTGGAAGAGCAA GAAGCACGCCCACCATTCGACATTCACAAATATGGTGATAGAGTTCTTGATAAGCTATCCACGGAAGGGGATGCTGGGAAGGCCTTGTCATTTGGTGATGTAGTCAAAGGCCAAGAGAAGCATGATGTTGCTAGAACCTTTTCAGCTCTTCTGCAATTG GTGAACAATGGAGACATTGATCTGGTGAGAAGCATCCAAGCCAGCACGTCGACTTGCCACTCGGACAAGAATCCATTCCATCTCCAATTGctcaagaatgagaggaaaaaGGGAATTCTTCTTCAGTCATCTAAAAAGAGAGCTAAGTCTCCTTTAGTGAGAAGACAAGCCAAAGTCAAGAACAAGGGCAAGGAAAACTGCGTCGCATCATCACCTCAGGGGTATCCCTCAAGCTGCAGATTCTCCATAAGCATAGGAAAATCCAGCAAAGCTCGATGCACCCCTGAAGGCAAGAAGAGACGAAAATCGCCCATAGTTGCACCGTTAGACATTAACTTTATGGGATAA
- the LOC121770112 gene encoding uncharacterized protein LOC121770112 — protein MPPEGAREWHTVDSHWIRPEGSDISHCICRCSRREYRDMELFLEFLVKDLEITNSSKWTFLSDRQKGLINAVRSCCHMAEHRFCVWHMHNNFQKVFTSTTLKDKIWEAARAMTEYAFDRAMDENKQLNSGAHNWLTTHTSKEHWSRAFFGFEAKCDILVNNISECYNRVLLFARDKSLYGMLECIRMYLMDKFTTRGKMAQRLEDCVGLKIHKKIEKLKSKVGDCMVRETGEWLYQVNTKFNEQFVVDLRDRTCSCRRWMLTGLPCPHACAAIQLSSKTVESFIPTCYSTETFRQVYAGVIYPVHGPDMWPKTPHPDIVPPDLRRLPGQPKGSRMKSVQEQAEILKAKAKTTRLACLLVEFR, from the exons ATGCCACCTGAGGGGGCAAGGGAATGGCATACTGTTGACAGCCATTGGATTAGACCCGAAGGATCAGATATTTCCCATTGCATTTGCCGTTGTAGTCGTCGAGAGTACAGAGACATGGAGCTGTTCCTGGAGTTTTTAGTCAAAGATTTGGAAATCACTAACTCAAGCAAGTGGACATTTCTATCGGATAGACAAAAG GGGTTGATCAATGCGGTACGAAGTTGCTGCCATATGGCCGAGCACCGCTTCTGTGTTTGGCATATGCATAATAACTTCCAGAAGGTGTTCACCTCGACAACGTTGAAGGACAAGATTTGGGAAGCCGCTCGTGCGATGACTGAATATGCCTTCGACAGGGCCATGGATGAAAACAAGCAACTAAACTCTGGAGCACACAATTGGCTGACCACACATACTTCGAAAGAGCACTGGAGCCGAGCCTTCTTCGGTTTTGAGGCCAAATGTGATATACTCGTGAATAATATTTCGGAGTGCTATAACCGGGTTTTACTTTTTGCACGTGATAAGTCATTATATGGTATGCTGGAATGCATCCGTATGTATCTGATGGACAAATTCACAACCCGGGGAAAGATGGCTCAAAGGCTCGAGGACTGTGTCGGCCTCAAGATACATAAGAAGATCGAGAAGTTGAAGAGCAAAGTTGGAGACTGTATGGTGAGGGAGACAGGTGAATGGCTGTATCAAGTGAATACAAAATTCAATGAACAATTCGTGGTCGATCTAAGGGACCGGACTTGCAGCTGTAGGCGTTGGATGCTGACGGGGCTGCCATGCCCACACGCATGTGCTGCCATCCAGTTATCATCAAAGACCGTAGAGTCTTTCATACCTACTTGCTACTCAACGGAGACGTTCCGACAGGTCTATGCAGGTGTGATCTACCCGGTACATGGACCGGATATGTGGCCGAAGACTCCACACCCAGATATTGTTCCACCAGACCTTAGAAGACTACCAGGACAACCTAAGGGATCAAGGATGAAGTCGGTTCAAGAGCAGGCCGAGATACTCAAAGCCAAAGCAAAGACAACACGATTAGCCTGTCTCCTTGTTGAATTCCGATAG